Genomic window (Streptomyces sp. TG1A-60):
ACGGGCGCGAAAGTTGGTGTGCGGGTGATGCATCACGAGTCGTGACTGTGTAGAGTCTGGGATCAGATGCTACACCCCTACCGCCGCGCACCTTGCGCCTGGATTCCATTTGTAATTACGCGCTGCATTCCGCGAAAAGGAGAGCACGGGGACATGGCCGTGAAGCTGCGTGATCACCAGGTCGAGGCCGTTGCCGCCATTGTGCGTGGTCTTGATGTTCCGCCGGGTGGAATTCCCTGGAATGGTCTTCGTGGGCAGGTGCACGCCGCGTGTGGCACGGGGAAGACCATCATGGCTGCCGCGTCGGCGAGGCGACTTGTGCCCAGGGGGCGTGTGCTCGTACTGGTGCCGACGCTGGATCTGCTGGCGCAGACGGTGAGGGCGTGGCACGAGGCCGGGCACAGGGGGCCGGCGGTTGCGGTGTGTTCGCTTCAGGACGATCCGGAGTTGTGGTCGTTGAAGGTGCGCTCCACGACGAACCCGATCCAGTTGGCGCTGTGGCACGGCTCCGGGCCGGTCACCATCTACGCGACGTACGCCAGCCTGGGTGTCCTGGCGGAGGCGTTCGAGGGTGTCTACGGTCAGAAGCTTGATCCAGTAGACCTTGCGGTGGTTGATGAGGCGCACAGGACAAGTGGGTCGATGGGTAAGGCGTGGGCGGACATCCATGACCAGACCGTCATCCCGGCGTACCGGCGGCTGTACCTGACGGCCACACCGCGGATCTGGGAAGAGCGGCTCAACCGCGAGGTTACGGAAGGGGTGCGGGATCCGCTGCCGCGTGAGATGGCGGCTTCCATGGACGACGAGAGGGTCTTCGGGCCCGTCTTCTACAAGCTCTCGCTCGCATCTGCCGTGTCCCGGGGCTTGTTGGCGCGGTACCAGATCATCGTCCTGGAGCTGAAGGACCCGGTCGTCACGCCGGAGCGGCTGATGGGCGAGGAGCGGCACACCGAGGAGGTCCGCGGGCAGCGGCTCGGGGCGCTGCAGGCCGCGTTGCTGCACACGATGGCGCAGCACGACCTGCAGACGTGCATCACCTTCCACCACCGCACCATCGAGGCACAGGCGTACGCCGAGGGCCTGGAGCGCGTCGCTGCCAAACTGCACGCCGACCAGCCCGAGAGGTACCCGGCTCGGATCTGGGCCAACTGGCTGTGCGGCGAGCACGTCCCCGAACGCCGGCGGGAAGTCCTCGGCTCGTTCGGGGCCACGGCGCAGCGGGCCGTGCTCTCCAACTGCCGTGTCCTGGGCGAGGGCGTCGATATTCGAAGCGTGGATTCAGTCGCCCTCCTGGACCCCAAGGGCGCGCCGCACGACATCGTCCAGGCCATCGGCCGGGCACTCCGTCAAAAACCCGGACAAGGCAAACTCGCTTCTCTGATCGTGCCGGTATTTCTCCAGCCGGGCGAGCAGCCGGAGGACATGTTCACCTCGGGGTCGTATCGCCCTTTGGTGAAGGTATTGGAAGGTCTGCGCGCTCACGACGAAGAGGCAATCGAATTGCTTGCGATTCCGCAGGAGCCGCAGAAAGACGTCGCGCAGCCGTCCGTGAACATCGGCGTCGCGCCAGAAGACGGCGCGGA
Coding sequences:
- a CDS encoding Helicase associated domain protein — protein: MAVKLRDHQVEAVAAIVRGLDVPPGGIPWNGLRGQVHAACGTGKTIMAAASARRLVPRGRVLVLVPTLDLLAQTVRAWHEAGHRGPAVAVCSLQDDPELWSLKVRSTTNPIQLALWHGSGPVTIYATYASLGVLAEAFEGVYGQKLDPVDLAVVDEAHRTSGSMGKAWADIHDQTVIPAYRRLYLTATPRIWEERLNREVTEGVRDPLPREMAASMDDERVFGPVFYKLSLASAVSRGLLARYQIIVLELKDPVVTPERLMGEERHTEEVRGQRLGALQAALLHTMAQHDLQTCITFHHRTIEAQAYAEGLERVAAKLHADQPERYPARIWANWLCGEHVPERRREVLGSFGATAQRAVLSNCRVLGEGVDIRSVDSVALLDPKGAPHDIVQAIGRALRQKPGQGKLASLIVPVFLQPGEQPEDMFTSGSYRPLVKVLEGLRAHDEEAIELLAIPQEPQKDVAQPSVNIGVAPEDGAEESRLLLRFAAPRDPVMVADWVSFNVIDTERQDWARGWAALKKFTARERHARVPYGHREGATPLGQWVAEQRRAYAAGQMTGQRARRLEQLGMVWSLADERFQENLEAAKAYYDQHWTLCAPRPATMLDRPLGMWLANLRRPGALDGHPEWKTALEAVDEDWNPSWPAEWQRHYAALRELVRDEDGQADVLPGLTVHGMDIGKWLARQRKPAVWQALTDGQRERLERLGITPLAPEPEEPARASTTFERGVAALAQYRARTGTVTVPRGHTERLEDGTEVRLGVWRSNMRSRRDSLPDTRRQLLADLGLFD